A genomic window from Silene latifolia isolate original U9 population chromosome 11, ASM4854445v1, whole genome shotgun sequence includes:
- the LOC141612062 gene encoding omega-amidase, chloroplastic isoform X2, giving the protein MNVTGKSLFNSRNLYSYSSISPSLFLHHSSSSKLSQSSHRFICYNHFWKTHFNKSKLFTSLKRSSTMASSFNPEKARVPPVIQLPTPPITKFKIALCQLLVTADKMRNIDHARKAIEDAAQKGAKLVLLPEIWNSPYSNDSFPVYAEDIDAGGDASPSTAMLSEVAGALKITIVGGSIPERSGDRLYNTCCVFDSEGRLLAKHRKIHLFDIDIPGKITFKESQTLTAGETPTVVDTEVGRIGIGICYDIRFQELAMLYSARGAHLLCYPGAFNMTTGPLHWELLQRARAVDNQLYVATCSPARDAGAGYVAWGHSTLVGPFGEILAKAEHGEEMIIAEIDYSSIELRRTNLPLEKQRRGDLYQLIDVQRLKA; this is encoded by the exons ATGAACGTCACTGGGAAATCACTTTTCAACTCAAGGAATCTCTACTCATACTCCTCAATTTCCCCCTCTTTATTTCTTCATCATTCTTCATCATCCAAACTTTCTCAATCTTCTCACAGATTCATCTGTTACAATCATTTCTGGAAAACCCATTTTAATAAATCCAAGCTTTTCACCTCCCTTAAGCGATCATCAACAATGGCTTCTTCTTTTAATCCTGAAAAAGCTAGGGTTCCTCCTGTAATTCAATTGCCTACTCCTCCCATCACCAAG TTTAAGATTGCGCTTTGCCAGCTTTTGGTGACAGCAGACAAAATGAGGAACATTGATCATGCGAGAAAGGCTATTGAGGATGCCGCCCAAAAGGGTGCAAAACTTGTTCTTTTGCCT GAAATATGGAACAGTCCATATTCAAATGATAGTTTCCCAGTTTATGCTGAAGATATTGATGCTGGTGGGGACGCGTCTCCTTCAACAGCTATGCTCTCTGAAGTCGCTGGTGCCTTGAAGATAACAATAGTTGGGGGCTCCATCCCTGAACGCTCTGGGGACCGCTTGTATAATACATGTTGTGTCTTTGACTCTGAAGGAAGGTTACTTGCTAAACACAGGAAG ATACACCTATTTGATATTGATATTCCAGGAAAGATAACTTTTAAGGAATCGCAAACCCTTACAGCTGGGGAGACTCCTACAGTTGTTGACACAG AAGTGGGGCGTATTGGTATTGGCATCTGTTATGACATTCGCTTTCAGGAATTGGCCATGTTATACTCTGCAAGAG GTGCTCACCTATTGTGTTATCCTGGGGCATTTAACATGACTACCGGGCCACTGCACTGGGAACTGCTTCAAAGGGCAAG GGCTGTAGATAATCAG TTATATGTAGCTACTTGCTCACCTGCACGTGACGCTGGTGCTGGTTATGTGGCTTGGGGTCACTCCACTCTTGTTGGACCA TTTGGAGAAATCCTGGCTAAAGCAGAACACGGGGAAGAGATGATTATAGCCGAGATTGATTACTCATCTATCGAGCTTAGAAG AACTAATCTTCCACTAGAGAAGCAACGCCGGGGAGATCTTTACCAGTTGATCGATGTTCAAAGACTAAAGGCATAG